One stretch of Tepidibacter hydrothermalis DNA includes these proteins:
- the htpG gene encoding molecular chaperone HtpG, which produces MERKEFKAESKRLLDLMINSIYTHREIFLRELISNSSDAIDKIYYKALTDDNITFNKDDYYVNIDVDKDNRLIKISDTGIGMNKEELENNLGVIAKSGSLQFKKDNEIKDGHDIIGQFGVGFYSAFLVADNVTVISKAFESDTAYRWESKGVEGYTIEECSKDSVGTEITLKIKESTEDEDFDKYLEEYTIRNIIKKYSDFIRYPIKMDVTTKKPKEGTEGEFEDVVQEETINSMVPIWRKNKNELKDEDYENFYAEKHYGFDKPIKHVHLSVDGMIRYNAILYIPEKTPYDFYTKEYQQGLELYSSGVMIMEKCSDLLPDYFGFVKGVVDSEDLSLNISREILQHDRQLKSIAKNIKNKIKNELKNLLKNERENYEKFYESFGRHLKYGVYSDFGANKEVLQDLLMFYSSKEKKLVTLDEYVSRMPEDQKYIYYAAGESIDRIDKLPQTDLIKDKGYEILYFTDDVDEFAIRVLMNYKEKEFKSVSSNDLGIEADDSENPVDENENKDLFTFMKESLSDKVKAVKASKRLKKHPVCLSNEGDVSIEMEKILNAMPESQGVKADKVLEINVNHDIFNSLKDAYENDKDKFKLYTGLLYNQALLIEGLPIEDPVEFTNNMCKIMK; this is translated from the coding sequence TTGGAAAGAAAAGAATTCAAAGCAGAATCTAAGAGATTATTGGATCTTATGATCAATTCAATTTATACTCACAGGGAGATTTTTTTAAGAGAGCTTATATCAAATTCAAGTGATGCTATAGATAAGATATATTATAAGGCATTGACTGATGATAATATAACATTTAATAAAGATGATTATTATGTAAATATAGATGTTGATAAGGATAATAGATTAATTAAAATATCAGATACTGGTATTGGAATGAATAAAGAGGAACTTGAAAATAACTTAGGGGTTATAGCTAAGAGTGGATCTTTACAGTTTAAAAAAGATAATGAAATCAAAGATGGACATGATATAATAGGTCAATTTGGAGTAGGTTTTTACTCAGCATTTTTGGTAGCAGATAATGTAACTGTTATAAGTAAGGCTTTTGAATCTGACACAGCTTATAGATGGGAGTCTAAAGGTGTAGAAGGTTATACTATTGAAGAATGTAGTAAGGATAGTGTAGGAACAGAAATTACACTTAAGATAAAAGAAAGTACAGAAGATGAAGATTTTGATAAGTACTTAGAAGAATATACAATAAGAAATATAATTAAGAAATACTCTGATTTTATAAGATACCCAATCAAGATGGATGTAACTACTAAGAAGCCTAAAGAAGGAACAGAAGGTGAATTTGAAGATGTTGTTCAAGAAGAAACTATAAACAGCATGGTTCCTATATGGAGAAAAAATAAGAATGAGCTTAAAGATGAAGATTACGAAAATTTCTATGCCGAAAAGCATTATGGATTTGATAAGCCTATAAAACATGTTCATTTAAGTGTTGACGGAATGATAAGATACAATGCTATATTATATATTCCAGAAAAAACTCCTTATGATTTTTACACTAAGGAATATCAACAGGGGTTAGAGCTTTACTCAAGTGGAGTTATGATTATGGAAAAATGTTCTGACTTACTTCCTGATTATTTTGGATTTGTAAAAGGTGTTGTAGATTCTGAGGATTTATCATTAAATATATCAAGAGAAATTTTACAACATGATAGACAGTTAAAGTCTATAGCTAAGAATATAAAGAATAAGATAAAGAATGAGTTAAAGAACTTATTAAAGAACGAAAGAGAAAATTACGAGAAGTTCTATGAGTCATTTGGAAGACATTTGAAGTATGGAGTATATAGTGATTTTGGAGCTAATAAAGAAGTACTTCAAGATTTACTTATGTTCTATTCGTCAAAAGAGAAGAAGCTTGTTACTTTAGATGAATATGTATCTAGAATGCCTGAGGATCAAAAGTATATATACTATGCTGCTGGAGAGTCTATTGATAGAATTGATAAACTACCACAAACTGATCTTATAAAGGATAAGGGGTATGAGATACTTTACTTTACAGATGATGTAGATGAATTTGCGATAAGAGTTCTTATGAACTATAAAGAAAAAGAGTTTAAGTCTGTGTCTAGTAACGATTTAGGAATAGAAGCAGATGATAGCGAAAATCCAGTTGATGAGAATGAAAATAAAGATTTATTTACATTTATGAAAGAATCTTTATCTGATAAGGTTAAGGCTGTTAAAGCATCTAAGAGACTTAAAAAACATCCTGTATGCTTGTCAAATGAAGGAGACGTTAGTATAGAGATGGAAAAGATTCTAAATGCTATGCCTGAGAGCCAAGGAGTAAAAGCTGATAAAGTTCTAGAGATAAATGTAAATCATGATATATTCAATTCTTTAAAAGATGCTTATGAAAATGACAAAGATAAGTTTAAATTATACACAGGCTTACTTTACAATCAAGCTCTTCTTATAGAAGGACTTCCTATAGAAGATCCTGTAGAGTTTACTAATAATATGTGTAAAATAATGAAATAG
- a CDS encoding ABC transporter permease: protein MNVHEVSYFSILSLVFFIIPIIIINYKLGININKKMLFSIIRMVIQLTLVGLFLQYLFDFNNPYLNFCYLVFMIFVASFSTIKSCDLNIKRMIIPLFLSFIIPNVIVLMFFNAFVVRTNNVFNAQYMITIAGMLLGNNLSGNIICINNFHNSIRENKEEYYYFLSISGNKIEALKPYFKNAILSSVNPTIASIETIGLVSLPGMMTGQILGGAIPLTAIKYQIAIMIAILIVRYFGSILALILTGSKMFDEYDILTIR from the coding sequence ATGAACGTACATGAAGTTTCCTATTTTTCTATATTGAGCTTAGTTTTTTTTATAATTCCAATCATTATAATAAACTATAAATTAGGTATTAATATAAACAAGAAAATGCTTTTTTCTATAATAAGAATGGTAATACAGCTTACTTTAGTTGGGTTATTTTTGCAATACCTTTTTGATTTTAATAATCCTTATCTAAATTTTTGTTATTTAGTTTTTATGATATTTGTTGCTAGTTTTTCAACGATTAAATCTTGTGATTTGAATATAAAAAGAATGATAATTCCATTGTTTTTATCATTTATAATTCCAAATGTAATTGTGTTGATGTTTTTTAATGCTTTTGTTGTAAGAACAAATAATGTGTTTAATGCTCAATATATGATCACTATAGCAGGAATGCTATTAGGTAATAATTTAAGTGGTAATATTATATGTATAAATAATTTTCATAATAGTATAAGAGAAAATAAAGAAGAGTACTATTATTTTTTGAGTATTAGTGGAAATAAGATAGAGGCTTTGAAACCGTATTTTAAAAATGCTATTTTATCTTCTGTAAATCCTACAATAGCATCTATAGAAACAATAGGCTTGGTGTCTTTGCCTGGAATGATGACAGGGCAGATTCTAGGAGGGGCAATACCATTAACAGCAATAAAATATCAGATAGCAATAATGATAGCTATTTTAATAGTAAGATATTTTGGATCAATTTTAGCACTAATACTTACAGGTTCAAAAATGTTTGATGAGTATGACATATTGACAATTAGATGA
- a CDS encoding peptide-binding protein yields MKKNKILFVLFASIMTFMVLLTGCSSTSEDQGEGDKKQIKDKLVYAIWSSPTGVFNPLLNDTTYDDYVIDLTYSSLLKFNKNGELVCDLAEKYEVSDDNLSFTFHIKKDAKWHDGKPVTAQDIAFTFEAMADKDYAGAGYGNVERLKGAKDYHEGKAKSIEGIKVLDENTIKFEFEKVYSPGLLNIGFEGIIPKHVWGEVPIAKWKESNELLNNPVGSGPYKMLKFEPGQYVELERFDEYYGQTAKTKTFIFKVTNQDTAQAELINKTIDIADVTSLKAKDIELLENEGFKIKSYPNKLIQYMGFNLRDERFQDKQVRQAFMYAIDRKLMVEKLIEGNGVVVNTPMLPSSWAYPKSDILNHYDYNIQKAKELLKEAGWEDKDGNGIVENNKNEEFVVELKYPTGNKTREQIAPIVQASLKEIGIKVELSSLEFSTLMDQVVGNHEFELYLMGNNLDLDPDPKPYWHSSAASDEKGVYAWNISGLKNQESDSFMEQGLSTLDMNERKQVYEKFAKLMNEELPWVYLFCQNTRIAYNPNLENFNPTTHLDLFDAENWTIYE; encoded by the coding sequence ATGAAAAAAAATAAAATATTATTTGTATTATTTGCATCTATTATGACATTTATGGTTTTACTAACTGGATGTAGTAGTACATCTGAGGACCAAGGTGAAGGTGATAAGAAACAAATAAAAGATAAGTTAGTTTATGCCATTTGGAGTTCACCAACAGGGGTTTTTAATCCATTATTAAATGATACTACATATGATGATTATGTTATAGATTTGACTTATTCTTCATTACTTAAATTTAATAAAAATGGAGAGTTAGTTTGTGATTTGGCTGAAAAATATGAAGTATCAGATGATAATTTATCATTTACGTTTCATATAAAAAAAGATGCAAAATGGCATGATGGTAAGCCTGTAACAGCTCAAGATATTGCTTTTACATTTGAGGCAATGGCAGATAAAGATTATGCAGGAGCAGGATATGGTAATGTTGAGCGTTTAAAGGGTGCAAAAGATTATCATGAGGGAAAAGCAAAATCGATAGAGGGAATCAAAGTATTAGATGAAAATACAATAAAATTTGAATTTGAGAAGGTTTATTCTCCTGGACTTTTAAATATAGGATTTGAAGGAATAATTCCTAAGCATGTTTGGGGAGAAGTTCCTATAGCAAAATGGAAAGAAAGTAATGAATTATTAAATAATCCTGTTGGTAGTGGACCTTATAAAATGTTAAAGTTTGAGCCAGGACAATACGTTGAATTAGAAAGATTCGATGAGTACTATGGACAAACAGCAAAAACTAAAACATTTATATTTAAAGTAACTAATCAAGATACAGCACAAGCTGAATTAATTAATAAAACTATAGATATAGCAGATGTTACATCGTTAAAAGCTAAGGATATAGAATTACTAGAAAATGAAGGATTTAAAATAAAGTCATATCCAAATAAACTTATTCAATATATGGGATTCAACTTAAGAGATGAAAGATTTCAAGATAAACAAGTAAGACAAGCATTTATGTATGCTATAGATCGTAAACTTATGGTTGAAAAATTAATAGAAGGTAATGGAGTAGTTGTTAATACACCAATGCTTCCTTCTTCTTGGGCTTATCCAAAATCTGATATATTAAATCATTATGATTACAATATCCAAAAAGCAAAAGAGTTATTAAAAGAAGCTGGATGGGAAGATAAGGATGGTAATGGAATAGTTGAAAATAATAAAAATGAAGAGTTTGTAGTGGAATTAAAATATCCTACAGGAAATAAAACAAGAGAACAGATAGCTCCTATTGTTCAAGCTAGTTTAAAAGAAATTGGAATTAAAGTAGAATTATCAAGTTTGGAGTTCTCTACTCTTATGGACCAAGTTGTTGGAAATCATGAATTTGAATTATATTTAATGGGTAATAATTTAGATTTAGATCCAGATCCAAAACCATACTGGCATTCAAGTGCAGCATCAGATGAAAAAGGAGTATATGCTTGGAATATATCTGGTTTAAAGAATCAAGAATCTGATAGTTTTATGGAACAAGGATTATCTACGTTAGATATGAATGAGCGTAAACAAGTATATGAAAAATTTGCTAAGTTGATGAATGAGGAATTACCTTGGGTATATCTTTTCTGCCAAAATACAAGAATTGCATATAATCCTAACTTAGAGAATTTTAATCCAACAACGCATTTAGACTTATTTGATGCTGAAAATTGGACTATATATGAATAA
- a CDS encoding ABC transporter ATP-binding protein: protein MIKFENINLRFDDKVIFENFNMNIKGGEKVLLKSPSGKGKSTLLKLLLGFQKIDSGEIIFDCKKLEKNNLMYFRTNIAYLSQDVELRNQNIWDLIVEIFSYKYNKHIKVTKDKFLDVANYFDLSKDIIKKEIRDLSGGERQRLGLIICILLDRKVWLLDEVTSGLDKDMKQRVVDYVLKQDKTVLIVSHDNIWSENDIVRIEEW, encoded by the coding sequence TTGATTAAATTTGAAAATATCAATTTAAGATTTGATGATAAGGTTATATTTGAAAATTTCAATATGAATATTAAAGGTGGTGAAAAAGTACTTTTAAAATCACCTTCGGGTAAAGGGAAATCTACACTACTTAAACTACTTTTGGGATTCCAAAAGATTGATTCAGGTGAAATAATATTTGATTGTAAGAAATTAGAGAAAAATAATTTAATGTATTTTAGAACAAACATAGCTTATTTAAGTCAAGATGTTGAATTAAGAAATCAAAATATCTGGGATTTAATTGTTGAGATTTTTTCTTATAAATACAACAAACACATAAAAGTTACTAAAGATAAGTTTTTGGATGTTGCCAACTATTTTGATCTTTCAAAAGATATAATAAAAAAGGAAATAAGAGATCTTTCAGGTGGAGAAAGACAACGATTAGGTCTTATTATATGCATACTATTAGATAGAAAAGTATGGCTTTTAGATGAAGTCACTTCTGGTCTTGATAAGGATATGAAGCAAAGAGTGGTAGACTATGTTTTAAAACAGGATAAGACAGTTTTAATAGTTTCTCATGATAATATTTGGAGTGAAAATGATATTGTCAGAATAGAGGAGTGGTAA
- a CDS encoding methyl-accepting chemotaxis protein, translating into MINNLRIRFKILVFSITMILLLCIMGATGYAYLLKANKEITELYEDRLLAIQYLNDNRNQARAIEADIYYIMLDTEDKGHQKRKIEDIDIRIKKFSDNWELYKKTNLDKYEKDTISVLESNLKKYREGRSVAINLALEGNQIEALQAFNSIENVAAEFQKNLRDLAKYNIETSKKVNEQNNKDYSSSLKSFGTQLLFSIIIAIILTLIISKSISHPILLAIKHLQVVADGDFSLEVPTQFKKRKDEIGDIARSIDVMQASLKTLIINVKKEGDDIITIVDDISQNMDNLDSNIEGVSTTTEQLSAGMQETAASSEEMNATSVEIENAVQAIAERAQDGAIEAGKISKRAEDIKQDFTLANEKSLNIFVETKDILEKAIEDSSIVNQINVLSEAIMQITEKTNLLALNAAIEAARAGEAGKGFSVVADEIRKLAEQSKETVVEIKVITEKVMKSVNNLSNSSKDILNFISKDVDNDYKTMLNVAQQYSEDAEFVDGLVTEFSVTSEELLASIHDVLKTIEQVAQASSEGAEGAADIAEKINDVTKQSYNIIDKTHEARENADKLKEEVSKFKL; encoded by the coding sequence GTGATAAATAATTTAAGAATTAGATTCAAAATTTTAGTGTTTTCAATTACGATGATACTGTTATTGTGTATAATGGGGGCTACAGGATATGCCTACCTTTTAAAGGCAAATAAAGAAATAACAGAATTGTATGAGGATAGATTATTGGCAATACAATATTTAAATGACAATAGAAATCAAGCAAGAGCTATTGAGGCAGATATATATTATATAATGCTAGACACAGAGGATAAAGGACATCAGAAAAGGAAAATAGAGGATATAGATATAAGAATAAAGAAATTTTCTGATAACTGGGAATTATACAAAAAAACTAATCTAGATAAATATGAAAAGGATACGATTAGTGTTTTAGAAAGTAATCTTAAAAAATATAGAGAAGGTAGATCTGTTGCTATAAATTTGGCTTTAGAGGGAAATCAAATAGAAGCATTACAAGCATTTAACTCTATTGAAAATGTTGCAGCAGAGTTTCAAAAGAATTTACGTGATTTAGCAAAATACAATATTGAAACATCAAAAAAAGTTAACGAACAAAATAATAAAGATTATTCTAGTTCATTAAAATCATTTGGCACTCAATTATTATTTTCTATAATTATAGCAATTATTTTAACTTTAATTATTTCAAAATCTATATCACACCCAATATTGTTAGCTATAAAGCATTTACAAGTTGTTGCTGATGGTGATTTTTCATTAGAGGTTCCAACTCAATTTAAAAAAAGAAAAGATGAAATTGGAGATATTGCAAGAAGTATAGATGTAATGCAAGCCTCTTTAAAGACTTTGATTATTAATGTTAAAAAAGAAGGTGATGACATTATAACAATAGTAGATGATATTTCGCAAAATATGGATAATTTAGATAGTAATATAGAAGGTGTATCTACTACAACAGAACAATTATCAGCAGGAATGCAGGAAACAGCAGCATCTTCAGAGGAGATGAATGCAACATCTGTTGAAATTGAAAACGCAGTCCAAGCTATCGCAGAAAGAGCTCAAGATGGTGCTATAGAAGCTGGGAAAATTAGTAAAAGAGCAGAAGATATTAAACAAGATTTTACATTAGCAAATGAAAAATCTTTAAACATATTTGTAGAAACAAAAGATATTCTAGAAAAAGCAATAGAGGATTCAAGCATAGTAAATCAAATAAATGTTTTATCAGAAGCAATTATGCAAATAACAGAAAAAACTAATTTATTAGCTTTAAATGCAGCAATTGAAGCAGCAAGAGCAGGAGAGGCAGGTAAAGGATTTTCAGTAGTAGCAGATGAAATAAGAAAGTTAGCAGAACAGTCTAAGGAAACTGTAGTAGAAATAAAAGTTATAACAGAAAAAGTTATGAAATCAGTAAATAATCTATCAAATAGTTCCAAGGATATATTAAATTTTATATCAAAGGATGTAGATAATGATTATAAGACGATGCTTAATGTGGCACAACAATATAGTGAAGATGCAGAATTTGTAGATGGTCTTGTAACGGAGTTTAGTGTAACTTCAGAAGAACTATTAGCATCTATTCATGATGTATTAAAGACTATAGAACAGGTGGCACAAGCTTCAAGCGAAGGAGCAGAAGGAGCAGCTGATATTGCTGAAAAAATAAATGATGTAACAAAACAATCGTATAATATAATTGATAAAACACATGAAGCTAGAGAAAATGCAGATAAATTGAAAGAAGAAGTATCGAAGTTCAAATTATAA
- a CDS encoding sigma-54-dependent transcriptional regulator: MKKIVIVDDHKEISDLLERVLNKDNYNAKAFYDAKSAIKFIEQDCPDLVLLDIQMPDMCGLEALNIIKKLNPKIKIIMITAYAERQNYNNLFENGAIEFISKPFKLKDIRMIISKVLSSSDTEYRSKLKNKGIIIGQSEAIKKCRNEALKFSNNDAPIIIYGESGTGKELLADFIHYNSVRKHSRIVKINCAAIPLELLESELFGYERGAFTSAISSKKGKLEEVHQGTLFLDEICDMDMKLQTKLLRVLEYKTFERLGGNKEINSDFRIIVATNKDILEEVKKGNFRQDLYYRLNTFNIIVPPLRERKEDIQCLVHYFIDLFRKEYVTTVKKISDDVCKILKTHTWPGNVRELNNVIQRMISVAHTEEIEIEDMPDYLFEENELDNSEYWKCKMLSMEELEKKHIINVLKKVKENKKEAINILGISEKTLYNKMKKYNI, translated from the coding sequence ATGAAAAAAATAGTTATTGTGGATGATCATAAAGAAATATCTGATTTACTAGAGCGTGTTTTGAATAAAGATAATTATAATGCAAAGGCTTTTTATGATGCAAAATCAGCAATTAAATTTATAGAGCAGGATTGTCCAGATTTAGTGTTATTAGATATTCAAATGCCAGATATGTGTGGGTTAGAAGCATTAAATATAATAAAAAAATTAAACCCAAAAATAAAAATCATTATGATTACGGCTTATGCAGAAAGACAAAATTATAATAATTTATTTGAAAATGGAGCGATTGAGTTTATATCTAAGCCATTTAAATTAAAAGACATAAGAATGATTATTTCAAAAGTTTTATCAAGTAGTGATACAGAGTATAGGAGCAAATTAAAAAATAAAGGTATTATTATTGGGCAAAGTGAAGCAATAAAAAAATGTAGGAATGAAGCATTAAAATTTTCTAATAATGATGCACCTATAATAATTTATGGAGAAAGTGGTACAGGAAAAGAATTGTTAGCAGATTTTATTCATTACAATTCCGTTAGAAAACATAGTAGGATTGTTAAAATTAACTGTGCTGCGATTCCATTAGAATTATTAGAGAGTGAATTATTTGGATATGAAAGAGGGGCATTTACAAGTGCTATATCATCTAAAAAAGGCAAATTAGAGGAAGTGCATCAAGGAACTTTATTTTTGGATGAAATATGTGATATGGATATGAAACTTCAAACAAAATTACTAAGAGTTTTGGAATACAAAACATTTGAAAGATTAGGAGGTAATAAGGAAATTAATTCTGATTTTAGAATTATAGTTGCGACAAATAAAGATATCTTGGAAGAGGTTAAAAAAGGAAATTTTCGCCAAGATTTATATTATAGACTGAATACCTTTAATATAATTGTACCTCCTCTTAGAGAAAGAAAAGAAGATATACAATGTCTAGTTCATTACTTTATTGATTTGTTTAGAAAAGAGTATGTTACGACTGTGAAGAAAATATCTGATGATGTATGTAAGATTCTAAAAACACATACTTGGCCAGGGAATGTAAGAGAATTAAACAATGTTATACAGAGAATGATCTCGGTTGCGCATACAGAAGAAATTGAAATAGAGGATATGCCTGACTACTTATTTGAAGAAAATGAATTAGACAATAGCGAATATTGGAAATGTAAAATGTTAAGTATGGAAGAATTAGAAAAGAAACATATTATTAATGTTTTGAAAAAAGTAAAGGAAAACAAAAAAGAAGCTATTAATATTTTAGGTATTAGTGAAAAAACATTATATAATAAAATGAAAAAATATAATATATAG
- a CDS encoding ATP-binding protein encodes MVLSFFHNMLIYIGFIYICIKLNEYILKKIKHKKARIAIRSVLASILSILSMTHPFKHSGMNFDLRNIPIFFISYVYGWKAGIISVVLPSLFRWYIGGYTIKQGIVSSIMIPMIVGSFFYKIEKKEFINSAILDSKKIIRTYLIYNTIKFTYMIFNMPLNYNWTFMISINIMFFGIVALYCMILMINDYKKKLLMMNEMNEKQEKIKVLNENLKSINDTLYKLIDVMPVGVIVIGAKGKCKLINAIASDLVYDEINNEECDLEKRYPFLYRMNGSKIDIKEHPLFQSIKNGKVIKNEEILIRKKNKDEKIILMSSTPVYDCKGSIIKGIGVFNDITKIKEDEKLKNQYIKELSDERKKLKKKNSQLIHLSKKYMSTLDMISQKNEDLKVANEAKNNFIANISHELKTPLNITMTYLEYLLEEQEGNLNIQQKEIMEIAYKNAERLEYLINDLLDFSILETEKWKFKFKKIDLNELINTLIKERKLFMKNNKTDIIFNNNQKNIVVITDPLRLRQVIDNILDNAIKFSNEGNIKVFIEKEEDIHIFIKDCGIGIDQDKIEEIFEPFYQIDNSYKKKYKGVGLGLSIAKKIIEEFSGSISVNNNVDKGCTFKITIPYDCLGEEENDEKNSYCG; translated from the coding sequence ATGGTACTATCATTTTTTCATAATATGCTTATATATATTGGTTTCATATATATATGTATTAAGTTAAATGAATATATTTTAAAAAAAATAAAACATAAAAAAGCTAGAATTGCTATACGTTCAGTTTTGGCTAGTATATTATCCATTTTAAGTATGACTCATCCATTTAAACATAGTGGAATGAATTTTGATTTGAGAAATATACCGATTTTTTTTATTTCATATGTATATGGATGGAAAGCAGGTATAATATCTGTTGTTTTACCTAGTTTATTTCGCTGGTATATAGGTGGATATACAATTAAACAAGGTATAGTTTCATCTATAATGATTCCTATGATAGTAGGATCGTTTTTTTATAAAATTGAAAAAAAGGAATTTATAAATAGTGCTATATTAGATTCAAAAAAAATCATAAGAACGTATTTGATTTATAATACAATCAAATTTACATATATGATATTTAACATGCCTCTTAATTATAATTGGACTTTTATGATAAGTATAAATATTATGTTTTTTGGTATTGTTGCGTTGTATTGTATGATATTAATGATAAATGATTATAAGAAAAAATTATTGATGATGAATGAGATGAATGAGAAACAAGAAAAGATAAAAGTTTTAAATGAAAATCTTAAGAGTATAAATGATACGTTGTATAAACTTATTGACGTCATGCCAGTAGGGGTTATAGTAATAGGTGCAAAGGGAAAATGCAAGTTGATAAATGCTATAGCATCTGATTTGGTATATGATGAAATAAATAATGAAGAATGTGATTTAGAGAAAAGATATCCTTTTTTATACAGAATGAATGGATCTAAAATTGATATAAAAGAACATCCTCTTTTCCAATCTATTAAAAATGGAAAAGTAATTAAAAATGAAGAAATTCTTATACGTAAAAAAAATAAGGATGAAAAAATTATTTTAATGTCTAGTACTCCCGTGTATGATTGTAAAGGAAGTATAATAAAGGGTATAGGCGTATTTAATGATATTACAAAAATTAAAGAAGATGAAAAATTGAAAAATCAATACATCAAGGAACTTTCTGATGAAAGAAAAAAGCTGAAAAAAAAGAATTCACAACTGATACACTTGTCGAAGAAGTATATGTCAACTCTGGATATGATATCTCAAAAAAATGAAGATCTAAAAGTAGCAAATGAAGCAAAAAATAATTTTATAGCAAATATTAGCCATGAATTAAAAACACCTTTAAATATAACAATGACTTATTTAGAATATCTTTTAGAAGAACAAGAGGGAAATTTAAATATACAGCAAAAAGAAATCATGGAGATTGCTTATAAAAATGCAGAACGATTAGAATATTTAATAAACGATTTGTTAGATTTTTCTATTTTGGAAACTGAAAAATGGAAATTTAAATTTAAAAAAATTGATTTAAATGAGTTAATTAATACTTTAATAAAAGAAAGAAAGCTTTTTATGAAGAATAACAAGACAGACATTATATTTAATAATAATCAAAAAAACATTGTAGTAATAACAGATCCTCTTAGATTGAGACAAGTAATAGATAATATATTAGATAATGCTATTAAATTTTCTAATGAAGGGAACATTAAAGTATTTATTGAAAAAGAAGAAGATATACATATTTTCATAAAGGATTGCGGAATTGGAATTGATCAAGATAAGATAGAAGAAATTTTTGAACCTTTTTATCAAATTGACAATTCTTATAAGAAGAAATATAAAGGAGTAGGATTAGGTCTCAGTATAGCTAAAAAAATTATAGAAGAGTTTAGTGGTAGTATATCTGTGAATAATAATGTGGATAAAGGTTGTACTTTTAAGATAACAATTCCATATGACTGTTTGGGTGAGGAGGAAAATGATGAAAAAAATAGTTATTGTGGATGA
- a CDS encoding PadR family transcriptional regulator: MKDKILRKLFLGFMQIHILHHAKVKPIYGTWMMEELQEHGYKLSPGTLYPMLNRMEKEGLLSKTEENVDGRIIKFYTTTKLGEEVLDEAKEKAGELFGEIKESGDHID; the protein is encoded by the coding sequence ATGAAAGATAAAATATTAAGGAAATTATTTTTAGGTTTTATGCAGATACACATATTGCATCATGCTAAAGTAAAGCCTATATACGGAACATGGATGATGGAAGAATTACAAGAGCATGGATATAAGCTTAGTCCAGGGACTTTATATCCTATGTTAAACAGAATGGAAAAAGAGGGTTTATTATCTAAAACAGAAGAAAATGTTGATGGAAGAATAATAAAGTTTTACACAACAACAAAACTTGGAGAAGAAGTTTTAGATGAAGCAAAAGAAAAAGCAGGTGAGTTATTTGGGGAAATAAAAGAAAGTGGTGATCACATTGATTAA